A part of Phoenix dactylifera cultivar Barhee BC4 chromosome 2, palm_55x_up_171113_PBpolish2nd_filt_p, whole genome shotgun sequence genomic DNA contains:
- the LOC103706156 gene encoding trans-resveratrol di-O-methyltransferase-like, giving the protein MSTASVMESLDGECQSLELLKAQALGWNHIFSFINSMSLKCAVELGIADIIHAHGKPISLLELATKLSIPPIRNDDLRRLMRLLVFSGFFARKRDGNSQDHDDEELYIPTTASALLVKEKDANISSSLLLMLDQMFLNPWHHLSSWFKQDKVSAATPFEAAPERGIVEATSQSPGFNSFFNEGMASDARFVAKLVVEECAEVFRGLRSLVDVGGGTGAMARAIAEAYPQVKCTVLELPYVVASSEASETVQLVAGDMFQYVPPADAVLLKWVLHDWSDEECVKILKRCKEAVPSKEEGGKVIIIEMVVDFDIGRPELVETQLLFDMHMMVHTAGKQRNEGEWKNIFTDAGFTNYKIIPALGLRSVMEVYH; this is encoded by the exons ATGAGTACTGCGAGCGTGATGGAATCCTTGGATGGAGAATGTCAATCTTTGGAGCTCTTGAAGGCTCAAGCTCTTGGTTGGAACCACATATTTAGCTTCATAAACTCCATGTCCCTCAAGTGTGCCGTGGAGCTCGGCATAGCAGACATCATCCACGCCCATGGCAAGCCAATCTCCCTCCTCGAGCTAGCCACCAAACTATCCATTCCCCCCATCAGAAACGATGACTTGCGCCGCCTCATGCGCCTCCTGGTGTTCTCGGGATTCTTCGCTCGAAAGCGCGATGGAAACAGTCAGGACCACGACGACGAAGAGTTGTACATCCCCACCACCGCGTCTGCTCTCCTTGTCAAGGAGAAGGATGCGAACATCTCCTCGTCCCTTCTCCTGATGCTGGACCAAATGTTTCTCAACCCATGGCATCACCTCAGTAGCTGGTTCAAGCAAGACAAGGTGTCCGCCGCCACTCCCTTTGAGGCAGCGCCTGAAAGGGGTATTGTGGAGGCCACCAGCCAGAGCCCAGGCTTCAACAGCTTCTTTAACGAAGGGATGGCCAGCGACGCTCGGTTCGTGGCCAAACTGGTCGTCGAGGAGTGCGCCGAGGTCTTCCGGGGCCTGAGGTCGCTGGTGGATGTTGGTGGTGGGACGGGCGCGATGGCCCGGGCCATCGCCGAGGCCTATCCACAGGTCAAATGCACCGTCCTTGAGCTGCCTTACGTCGTAGCAAGCTCGGAAGCGAGCGAGACGGTCCAGCTTGTCGCGGGAGACATGTTTCAGTATGTTCCTCCTGCTGATGCGGTGCTGCTCAAG TGGGTCCTGCATGATTGGAGTGATGAGGAGTGCGTAAAGATACTGAAACGATGCAAGGAGGCTGTTCCATCCAAAGAAGAAGGGGGGAAGGTGATTATTATCGAAATGGTAGTCGACTTCGATATTGGCCGTCCGGAGTTGGTGGAAACGCAGCTGCTCTTTGACATGCACATGATGGTCCACACCGCAGGGAAGCAAAGGAATGAAGGtgaatggaaaaatattttcacTGATGCAGGTTTTACCAACTACAAAATCATACCAGCATTAGGCTTGCGATCGGTTATGGAGGTTTATCATTGA